Proteins encoded together in one Deinococcus metalli window:
- a CDS encoding metal-dependent hydrolase: MNIRFLGHSAFLLHSGEHRVLLDPFLSHNPKSPVTLREALEWKLSAVLISHAHGDHWGDALEFGKAGVPIVGTAEIGGYAQKHGAANAVGMNIGGTYSAEWGSVYLTPAWHSSSFPDGTYGGMPTGLVIEMGGKRVYFAGDTCLFSDMRLIGDRGLDAAILPVGDHYTMGPEEAGRCLDLLRPKVAIPMHYGTFPALTGDPQVFAAAGRALGVDVRVLEPGDTTEL, translated from the coding sequence ATGAACATCCGCTTTCTTGGTCACAGCGCTTTTCTGCTCCACAGCGGCGAGCACCGCGTGCTGCTCGATCCCTTCCTGAGCCACAATCCCAAGAGTCCCGTCACGCTGCGTGAGGCGCTGGAGTGGAAGCTCAGCGCCGTGCTGATCAGCCACGCGCACGGCGACCACTGGGGCGACGCGCTGGAATTCGGCAAGGCCGGCGTCCCCATCGTCGGCACGGCCGAGATCGGCGGGTACGCGCAGAAGCACGGCGCTGCGAACGCCGTCGGCATGAACATCGGCGGCACGTACTCGGCCGAATGGGGCAGCGTCTATCTCACGCCCGCGTGGCACTCCAGCTCCTTCCCGGACGGCACCTACGGCGGCATGCCCACCGGCCTGGTCATCGAGATGGGCGGCAAGCGCGTGTACTTCGCGGGCGATACCTGCCTGTTCAGCGACATGCGTCTCATCGGCGACCGTGGCCTGGACGCCGCGATCCTGCCCGTCGGCGACCACTACACCATGGGCCCCGAGGAAGCCGGGCGCTGCCTGGACCTGCTGCGCCCGAAAGTCGCCATTCCCATGCACTACGGCACCTTCCCGGCCCTGACCGGTGACCCGCAGGTCTTTGCCGCGGCCGGCCGGGCGCTGGGCGTAGATGTGCGCGTGCTGGAGCCGGGCGACACGACCGAGCTGTAA
- a CDS encoding acyltransferase: protein MTWLIPVNIDAGAQATFSDFVRDLDGRLADPGTDRVRLAREILAEAMYGRAYEQLTADAPLAALNLDSRNVTFEAEYYMATDQEKFARVKPLLWLWKTLDLTPVGQNPVLGIPVRRVLAGHIFRRVGADFKCWQNVEFSVGYNMEVGDNVVVHRHVLLDDIGGIELHDDASVSDYVNIYSHTHSVLDGPDVTLKRTVIGRGARITYHSTILAGAVVSDDAMLATHALLRDDIPPHGIAMGVPARTSRFKVRPESDVKVDSRTYPHDAGRKANPQFPQPTPGQTRLPDERDAPLAAGQVVKRG, encoded by the coding sequence GGGTGCCCAGGCGACTTTCAGTGACTTCGTCCGCGATCTGGACGGCAGGCTCGCCGATCCCGGCACGGACCGGGTGCGGCTGGCCCGCGAGATCCTCGCCGAGGCGATGTACGGTCGCGCGTACGAGCAGCTCACGGCGGACGCGCCGCTGGCCGCGCTGAACCTCGACTCGCGCAACGTCACCTTCGAGGCCGAGTACTACATGGCGACCGACCAGGAGAAGTTCGCGCGGGTCAAGCCGCTGCTGTGGCTGTGGAAGACCCTCGACCTGACGCCCGTCGGGCAGAATCCGGTGCTGGGCATCCCGGTCCGCCGGGTGCTGGCGGGGCACATCTTCAGGCGGGTGGGCGCGGACTTCAAGTGCTGGCAGAACGTGGAGTTCTCGGTCGGCTACAACATGGAGGTCGGCGACAACGTGGTCGTCCACCGCCACGTGCTGCTCGACGACATCGGCGGCATCGAGCTGCACGACGACGCCTCGGTCAGCGACTACGTGAACATCTACAGCCACACGCACTCGGTGCTCGACGGCCCGGACGTGACCCTGAAGAGGACCGTGATCGGGCGCGGCGCGCGCATCACGTACCACTCGACCATCCTGGCCGGCGCGGTGGTCAGCGACGACGCCATGCTCGCCACCCACGCCCTGCTGCGCGACGACATCCCCCCGCACGGCATCGCCATGGGCGTCCCGGCCCGCACCAGCCGCTTCAAGGTCCGCCCCGAGTCGGACGTGAAGGTGGATTCCCGCACGTACCCGCACGACGCGGGCCGCAAGGCCAACCCGCAGTTCCCACAGCCCACGCCCGGCCAGACCCGCCTGCCCGACGAGCGCGACGCGCCCCTCGCGGCGGGCCAGGTGGTCAAGCGGGGCTAA